One genomic segment of Catalinimonas alkaloidigena includes these proteins:
- the rfaD gene encoding ADP-glyceromanno-heptose 6-epimerase, with product MIIVTGAAGFIGSCLIAKLNQENFNHIIAVDQFAEGHPKEGLSEAQEKIKNLEGKKIQKKVERDEFFAWLDLNYEEVEFIFHIGARTDTTEFDTAVFDKLNVNYSKEIWKRCVNYQIPLVYASSAATYGAGELGYKDDVSIIPKLKPLNPYGISKNEFDKWALAQEQKPFFWAGLKFFNVYGPNEYHKGRMASVIWHAYGQIKQKGEMKLFRSHNPDYRDGEQMRDFVYVKDVVNVCYFLMRHRKDSGIYNLGSGKARTFLDLTKAVFKAIDKEENISFIDTPEDIREKYQYFTEADMHKLKSIGYHTPFHSLEEGVSDYVQQYLAHHRYY from the coding sequence ATGATCATTGTCACAGGAGCCGCAGGCTTTATCGGTAGCTGCTTAATTGCCAAACTCAATCAGGAAAATTTTAATCATATCATCGCTGTTGACCAGTTTGCAGAGGGCCACCCCAAGGAAGGCCTCTCCGAAGCACAGGAAAAAATAAAGAACCTTGAAGGTAAAAAAATTCAGAAAAAAGTGGAGCGAGATGAGTTTTTTGCCTGGTTAGATCTAAATTATGAAGAAGTTGAGTTTATCTTTCATATCGGTGCGCGTACTGATACTACGGAGTTTGATACCGCAGTTTTTGACAAGCTTAATGTTAACTATAGCAAAGAGATATGGAAACGCTGTGTGAATTACCAGATTCCTTTGGTCTATGCTTCTTCGGCAGCTACTTATGGCGCAGGTGAATTAGGTTATAAAGACGATGTGAGTATCATTCCGAAGTTAAAACCGCTCAACCCATACGGAATATCCAAAAATGAATTTGATAAGTGGGCATTAGCCCAGGAGCAAAAGCCTTTTTTCTGGGCTGGACTCAAGTTCTTCAACGTTTATGGTCCCAATGAATACCATAAAGGAAGAATGGCATCTGTGATATGGCACGCCTATGGTCAGATTAAGCAAAAAGGTGAGATGAAGCTATTCCGCTCTCATAACCCAGATTACAGAGACGGTGAGCAAATGCGAGATTTCGTATATGTCAAGGATGTAGTAAATGTCTGCTACTTTTTGATGAGGCACCGGAAGGATTCAGGTATCTATAATTTGGGAAGTGGTAAAGCACGCACCTTCCTGGACCTTACCAAAGCGGTTTTTAAAGCGATTGACAAAGAAGAAAATATCTCTTTCATAGATACGCCCGAAGATATACGAGAAAAATATCAGTATTTTACTGAAGCTGATATGCACAAGCTCAAATCAATCGGTTATCATACTCCTTTTCATAGCCTGGAAGAGGGTGTAAGTGATTATGTGCAGCAGTATTTAGCGCATCATCGGTATTATTAG